Proteins from a genomic interval of Lolium perenne isolate Kyuss_39 chromosome 1, Kyuss_2.0, whole genome shotgun sequence:
- the LOC127322611 gene encoding protein LSD1 isoform X2 — protein sequence MPVPLAPYPTPPVPFTPPTPNAGAQSQLVCSGCRNLLMYPAGAPSVCCAVCSTVTTVPAPGTEMAQLVCGGCHTLLMYIRGATSVQCSCCHTVNLAMEGNQVAHVNCGNCRMLLMYQYGARSVKCAVCSFVTSVGASPGTDQKPSN from the exons ATGCCGGTTCCCCTTGCCCCTTATCCAACTCCTCCTGTGCCCTTCACACCACCCACCCCCAATGCCG GGGCTCAAAGCCAACTTGTCTGTTCCGGGTGCCGGAATCTGCTCATGTATCCTGCTGGTGCACCGTCAGTATGCTGCGCAGTTTGCAGTACTGTGACCACCGTGCCGGCTCCCG GGACCGAGATGGCGCAGCTAGTTTGCGGAGGATGCCACACTCTTCTAATGTACATACGTGGCGCGACAAGTGTACAATGTTCTTGCTGCCACACGGTCAACCTGGCAATGGAAG GGAATCAGGTTGCGCATGTAAACTGCGGGAATTGCCGAATGCTGCTGATGTACCAGTACGGCGCAAGGTCTGTCAAATGTGCAGTCTGCAGTTTTGTGACATCAGTTGGG GCATCACCTGGTACAGACCAGAAGCCCAGCAACTGA
- the LOC127322611 gene encoding protein LSD1 isoform X1 yields MPVPLAPYPTPPVPFTPPTPNAGAQSQLVCSGCRNLLMYPAGAPSVCCAVCSTVTTVPAPVARMNFPPGFGAGTEMAQLVCGGCHTLLMYIRGATSVQCSCCHTVNLAMEGNQVAHVNCGNCRMLLMYQYGARSVKCAVCSFVTSVGASPGTDQKPSN; encoded by the exons ATGCCGGTTCCCCTTGCCCCTTATCCAACTCCTCCTGTGCCCTTCACACCACCCACCCCCAATGCCG GGGCTCAAAGCCAACTTGTCTGTTCCGGGTGCCGGAATCTGCTCATGTATCCTGCTGGTGCACCGTCAGTATGCTGCGCAGTTTGCAGTACTGTGACCACCGTGCCGGCTCCCG TTGCCCGAATGAATTTTCCACCCGGATTTGGTGCAGGGACCGAGATGGCGCAGCTAGTTTGCGGAGGATGCCACACTCTTCTAATGTACATACGTGGCGCGACAAGTGTACAATGTTCTTGCTGCCACACGGTCAACCTGGCAATGGAAG GGAATCAGGTTGCGCATGTAAACTGCGGGAATTGCCGAATGCTGCTGATGTACCAGTACGGCGCAAGGTCTGTCAAATGTGCAGTCTGCAGTTTTGTGACATCAGTTGGG GCATCACCTGGTACAGACCAGAAGCCCAGCAACTGA